In Ureibacillus thermophilus, the genomic stretch TGATCAATTTTTTTAACTCATTTTTTATCAAAATAGTTATATCAATATATTATTAGGATTGTACAAGTTTAAAATCTAAATCGATTATCCAACAAATTCTTTCTACTTATTTTTCACTATATGAATAGTTAAAATATACTTTTTAGAACTATATGATTATTTTTTTTTATCTATAATAGTATTTGCAATATAAAATGTTGGGAGGATTATTGTCGAACTATCACTTTTGGTATTGGAAAATGTATTTTTTACAAAATTATTGTTGAAAAATTGATTCGGAATGACTATTAAAAAGTACCAAAAGACGATAGACACTGAGAATTATCTTCTTTACAATTGATACTAGTATTGAGTAAGTATTTAAGGAATCTTACAACAATGGAAAATAAAGGGGGGGACGGTATGAATTTGTTTGACGGAGCTATAAGCAATTTAGAATATGGATTAAAATACGCAACCTTGAAAAATAAAACTATTGCCCATAATATTGCTAATGTCGATACTCCCAACTACAAGGCAAAAGATGTAAGTTTTAAACAACTATTGGCAGAAGAAAATGAAAAACAAATCAGTGCTTACAGAACAGATGAAAGGCATTTTGATTTCGTTATAAAACAAACGGCTCCTTCTGTTTATAGTTATGAAAACTTCCAATATCGCCATAACGGAAACGGTGTAGATATAGATAAGGAAATGTCGGAGTTGGCTAAAAATACGATTTATTACAATTCGCTCATCGATCGTATAAATGGTAAATTTCAAACGCTTAATACGGTCATTAAAGGAGGGAAATAAAGATGTCAATATTTTCTAGCATGAATACAACTACTTCCGCTTTAACGGCGCAACGCTTGCGTATGGATGTTATTTCTTCCAATATTGCTAATGTTGATACAACTCGCGCAAAACAAGTAAATGGCGAATGGGAACCATACCGTCGTAAAAGCGTAACCCTCACTGCCAATGAAGGAAAGTTTTCATCCTTTTTGAATAAAGCGATGGGAAAAAGAGAAGGTGTTGGAAATGGTGTAAAGGTAACAAAAATCCAGGAAGATACTGAAACACCATTTAAACTCGTTTATGATCCAACCCACCCAGATGCCAACGAGGACGGATACGTAGAAATGCCGAATGTGGATTTATTAAAAGAAATGGTGGATTTAATTTCCGCATCTCGTTCCTATGAGGCGAATGTGACAGTGTTAAACGCCAATAAAGCGATGTTGATGAAAGCCCTAGAAATAGGTAAATAAAACGAAAGGGATGAAATAACATGGCGATCAATGCTGCAAACTTTTCCACCGCGGTTCAATCTTTGAACAGTGGAAAAGATATTTCCAATAAACAAACACCTATTGAAGCGCAGAAAAGTTTCGCAAATACATTAAAAGAAGCAATCAACAAAGTAAACGATTATCAGATGCAATCAGACAAACTTACAAATAGGCTAATACAAGGTGATCATGTTGAATTGCATGAAGTGATGATTGCGGCGCAAAAAGCTAGCATTACGCTGAATGCTACAGTCGAAATTCGAAATAAAGTAATTGAAGCTTATCAAGAAATTATGCGAATGACTGTATAATCTGCGGTTACCAATGGAATATAAATTGTTAGTGTATTCAATAGTACCGGAGGATTTATAATGAATGATCGACTTAAAAAAATAAAAACCGACACTATCAACTTTTGGAAAAGTCGGACTAAACGACAAAAGGGTGCAATGATTGGAACTTTAATAGGAGTTATTGCGATAGCTGCTATTATTACATACTTCGCCACTCGAACAAAGATGGTTCCATTGTTTACCGAACTATCTGCAAAAGAAGCTGGAGAAATTGCAGAAATTTTAAGTTCTCAAGGAGTTACATATGAAATTGCTTCAGGCGGGACGAATATATTAGTTCCGGAAGAACAGGTGGATGATATTAAAATTTCATTAGCTGCACAAGGTTACCCAGGATCTGGCGATATTAGTACGACATTTTTTACAGAAAACGCTGGATTTGGCATGACGGATAATGAATTTAACGTCATCAAACAAGCAGCCCTTGAAACGGAGCTAGAAAATCTCATTAAGAAAATTGATGGGGTAAAAGATGCAAATGTGATGCTCTCTTTGCCGGAAAAAGGGGTATTCATTAACCAAAATACAGAGGATCAAGCTTCAGCAGCTGTCGTTATACATACTGAACCAGGATATAAATTTACAGAAGAACAAATCAAGACTCTCTATAACCTAGTTGCGAAAAGTGTTCCAAATTTGAGCACAGATAATATTACAATTTCCAATCAATATTCTGAATACTATGACTTAGAATCTGCATCTGGCGGTTCTATCAACACGGTGGAAGGTCAGATGAACGTGAAGAAATCTATAGAGCGTGACTTAGAACGTCAAGTACATAAAATGCTCGGAACAATGATGGGTCAAGATAAAGTTGTAGTATCCGTTACAACAGATATTGACTTTAAGCAAGAAAACCGAGAAGAGAATTTAGTTGAGCCAGTAGACGAAGAAAATATGGCTGGCATTGAAATCAGCGCCCAACGGATTACAGAAACATATTCTGGAATGGATGGAGCTACTGGACCAACGGAATTAGGTGATGCAACAGATAATGCAACAGGATATCAAGAAGTAACTAGCGGTAATGGCGATTATGAACGAATCGAAGAAACAATCAATAACGAAGTCAATCGCATTAACCGGGTTATTCAAGAAAGTCCTTATAAAATTCGAGATATAGGAATTCAAGTCATGGTTGAACCACCTGTTCCGGATGATCCAACATCACTTTCTGATACGGTTGTTGATGATATTGAACAAATTTTATCTACAATTGTTCGCACTTCCATCGATAAAGAAGCTGCTGGTGAATTAACGGATGAGGATATTGAAAATAAAATTGTTGTTTCTGTACAACAGTTTTATGGAAATGATGCATCAAAAATTGAAGAAACACCAGTGATTCCATGGTGGATTTGGGTTGTTGGAGGTATTTTAGCAGCAGCCATTATTCTTCTAGTTGTATACATTATTCGTTCAAGAAGACAACGTGAAGAAGAAGAAATAGAAATTATTGAAGAGCAAAAAGAAATACTTGTGGATGATATTACGGAAGAAAAAGAAACAGAAACAACAGTCCGACGTAAGCAACTTGAAAAAATGGCAAAAGAAAAACCGGAAGACTTTGCAAAATTGTTGCGTACATGGATTTCTGAAGATTAACGGATTGGGGGTTCGACTGTGTCTAAGAAAGAAAGAAGGTTAACTGGAAAACAAAAAGCTGCATTGCTTTTAATTTCAATGGGTCCGGAAGTTTCTGCCAATGTCTATAAACATTTAACAGAGGAAGAAATCGAACGGCTTACCCTTGAAATTTCAGCAGTGAAAAAAGTTGAACCTGAGGTAAAAGAACAGATCATAGAAGAATTTCATAATATTGCTCTAGCACAAGACTATATTTCACAAGGTGGGATCGGCTATGCTAAAACCATCTTGGAAAAGGCGTTAGGTCCAGAACAAGCTCAAAACATCATCAATCGCTTGACCTCTTCATTGCAAGTGCGACCTTTCGACTTTGCTCGAAAAGCCGATCCATCTCAAATTCTAAACTTTATTCAAAATGAGCATCCTCAAACGATTGCGCTCATTTTATCCTATTTAGAGCCTCACCAAGCAGGCGTCATCTTATCTTCTTTGCCGCAGGAATTGCAGGCAGATATTGCAAGAAGAATTGCTACCATGGAATCAACATCGCCAGAGGTAATAAGTGAAATTGAAGCTGTTTTAGAAAGAAAATTATCATCTACTTTTACCCAAGATTACACCGAAACGGGCGGCATCGATGCAGTGGTAGAAGTATTGAATGGTGTGGATCGACAAACAGAAAAAACGATTCTCGACGCTTTGGAAATTCAAGATCCAGAGTTGGCTGAGGAAATCAAAAAACGCATGTTTGTATTTGAAGATATCGTAACGCTTGATAATCGTTCTATCCAGCGTGTTATACGTGAATGTGACAATGAAGATTTGCTGCTTTCAATGAAAGTAAGCAGCGATGAAGTGAAAGAAATTTTATTCCGCAACATGTCGCAGCGTATGGCCGAAACATTTAGAGAAGAATTGCAAATTATGGGTCCTGTCCGCTTGCGTGATGTAGAAGAAGCGCAATCAAGAATTGTTTCAATCATTCGTCGTTTAGAGGAAGCAGGAGAAATCATAATTGCTCGAGGTGGAGGAGATGACGTCATTGTCTAAGATTATCCGTTCGAGCGAAGCAATAGAAAAAAAGGATGGGGCGGTTAGAATTGAAATTCGTAATTTATTTACTACACAATTTGCTACCGATAATCTAGATGTTGTAGACGGAGAAGAGCAAAACCTTTCATTAGATGATATGCTTCAAGAACGAGAGCGCATTCTGAGAGAAACAGATCAAGAAATCAATGCAAAGCGGGAAGAATTCGAACAGTACCGCCAAGCCGAGTTGGAGAAAATCGAAAGGTTAAAGCAACAATGGGAAGAAGAAAAGATTCTTCTTCAAAAGGAAGCGTATGATGAGGGATTCCAACAAGGCTACGAAGAAGGTATGAAAAAAGCCTTGGCTGATATGGAAAATACTTTGAAACTTGCAAATCGAACAGTAGAGAATGCAAGTATCAATGCTCAAAAATATATTGAAGAACAGGAACACGTCATTTTAGATTTAGCGTTGAAATCAGCAGAAAAAATCATCGGTGCATCTATTGAAAAAGACGAAAATTTATTCCTTTCGATTGTTCGCCGCGGGTTGAAAGAAGCGCGGGAAAGCAAGGAAATTAAGCTTTATGTGCCCCCAAAATATTATCAGTTAGTTAGTGATAACCGTGATGAACTTGCGGTAATGTTCCCACCAGATATTCCGTTTTGTATCTTTGTTAATGAAGATATGGATGATTTGGATGCTTATATTGAAACAAATCACGGTAGGATTGTTTTATCTATTGATGAACAATTGAAAGAATTACGTTTAAAGCTTAGCGAAATTTTAGAAAGTAGGGACTAATTTTATGAAAGCTGCTGACTTAATTGATCGTATACCTGCCATTGATACTTTTAAAAAATATGGAAGAGTTACGA encodes the following:
- the flgB gene encoding flagellar basal body rod protein FlgB, coding for MNLFDGAISNLEYGLKYATLKNKTIAHNIANVDTPNYKAKDVSFKQLLAEENEKQISAYRTDERHFDFVIKQTAPSVYSYENFQYRHNGNGVDIDKEMSELAKNTIYYNSLIDRINGKFQTLNTVIKGGK
- the flgC gene encoding flagellar basal body rod protein FlgC, yielding MSIFSSMNTTTSALTAQRLRMDVISSNIANVDTTRAKQVNGEWEPYRRKSVTLTANEGKFSSFLNKAMGKREGVGNGVKVTKIQEDTETPFKLVYDPTHPDANEDGYVEMPNVDLLKEMVDLISASRSYEANVTVLNANKAMLMKALEIGK
- the fliE gene encoding flagellar hook-basal body complex protein FliE, encoding MAINAANFSTAVQSLNSGKDISNKQTPIEAQKSFANTLKEAINKVNDYQMQSDKLTNRLIQGDHVELHEVMIAAQKASITLNATVEIRNKVIEAYQEIMRMTV
- the fliF gene encoding flagellar basal-body MS-ring/collar protein FliF, whose amino-acid sequence is MNDRLKKIKTDTINFWKSRTKRQKGAMIGTLIGVIAIAAIITYFATRTKMVPLFTELSAKEAGEIAEILSSQGVTYEIASGGTNILVPEEQVDDIKISLAAQGYPGSGDISTTFFTENAGFGMTDNEFNVIKQAALETELENLIKKIDGVKDANVMLSLPEKGVFINQNTEDQASAAVVIHTEPGYKFTEEQIKTLYNLVAKSVPNLSTDNITISNQYSEYYDLESASGGSINTVEGQMNVKKSIERDLERQVHKMLGTMMGQDKVVVSVTTDIDFKQENREENLVEPVDEENMAGIEISAQRITETYSGMDGATGPTELGDATDNATGYQEVTSGNGDYERIEETINNEVNRINRVIQESPYKIRDIGIQVMVEPPVPDDPTSLSDTVVDDIEQILSTIVRTSIDKEAAGELTDEDIENKIVVSVQQFYGNDASKIEETPVIPWWIWVVGGILAAAIILLVVYIIRSRRQREEEEIEIIEEQKEILVDDITEEKETETTVRRKQLEKMAKEKPEDFAKLLRTWISED
- the fliG gene encoding flagellar motor switch protein FliG, with the protein product MSKKERRLTGKQKAALLLISMGPEVSANVYKHLTEEEIERLTLEISAVKKVEPEVKEQIIEEFHNIALAQDYISQGGIGYAKTILEKALGPEQAQNIINRLTSSLQVRPFDFARKADPSQILNFIQNEHPQTIALILSYLEPHQAGVILSSLPQELQADIARRIATMESTSPEVISEIEAVLERKLSSTFTQDYTETGGIDAVVEVLNGVDRQTEKTILDALEIQDPELAEEIKKRMFVFEDIVTLDNRSIQRVIRECDNEDLLLSMKVSSDEVKEILFRNMSQRMAETFREELQIMGPVRLRDVEEAQSRIVSIIRRLEEAGEIIIARGGGDDVIV
- the fliH gene encoding flagellar assembly protein FliH encodes the protein MTSLSKIIRSSEAIEKKDGAVRIEIRNLFTTQFATDNLDVVDGEEQNLSLDDMLQERERILRETDQEINAKREEFEQYRQAELEKIERLKQQWEEEKILLQKEAYDEGFQQGYEEGMKKALADMENTLKLANRTVENASINAQKYIEEQEHVILDLALKSAEKIIGASIEKDENLFLSIVRRGLKEARESKEIKLYVPPKYYQLVSDNRDELAVMFPPDIPFCIFVNEDMDDLDAYIETNHGRIVLSIDEQLKELRLKLSEILESRD